In Phocoena phocoena chromosome 3, mPhoPho1.1, whole genome shotgun sequence, the DNA window GGGCTGAACCCAAGATGTAAGCCAGGGCTGTGATTCTCACCTGGGTTTCATGGTTCTCTTCTAGGATCACTAATTGTTGACAGGATTCATCTCCTTGAAGCTGTAGGACTGAGGGCTCCATTTTCCTGCTGGCTGTTGGCCAGGAActactctcagctcctagaggttGCCCACAGTTTCTTGGCTTGTTGGCAGTTCACAACATGGAAGGAAGCATGTTTGCCTCCTTCCAGGCTAGCTGGAGCACatctctttgatttcatcttcTGCAACCAGTGAGAGAGAacactctgcttttaaagggctcaccTGATTAGACCAGGCCCACCCGGATAATCTTCCTTTTGCCCCATACTGTAACATAATCACAGCAGGGATATTTCATCATATCCATAAGTTCCACCCATATTCAAAGGGGAGGGAATACAAGGGTAATGGTTCATTGGGGTCACCCTAGAATTTTGCCTACCACAgggctcaatgaatatttacaaAATCAAATAAGATGTGTtccaaaaatttataaattagaaacAATGGCATtcaattgtaagatttttttttcctattgttacTTTGGAGGGCTTTTAAAGTTGTTTCTTAATTTGTGTTGGATCCACAATGGTTAAGAATGCTTTACGTGAGATAACATGAGGGCCCTGCAGAGAACCCAGGTAGTACAAGAAATTTGGGATGGGTGCCAAGACCTGGTCTGATATCTGACTGTCTGTGTGACCTTAGCTAACTTCCTGAAACTCTCTGAATGTCAGAGTCCTCTTCAGGTATAAAATGAGGGGGGCGGGACTAAACAATGTTTAAGGTTGGCTAGctttaaaattctctaatttATAAGACTAACTCATactgataaaattaaaaactagctAAATGAATCACACTATCCAAATTCATTGATATAGTTCTCAAAAGAATTTCATTACAGATGAAATTGCAATGATGCGATTTTAAGAGGAAAaggcagttttgtttttaaatgaatccaTTCCTCTATTGGCTGAACCTGACTAAATACAAATAAGAGTACACAACtacatttttaatactttacATAAAATggtgaagaatattttttctttagatgACATATCTGTTCAGTTATGGTCAGATGTGAATTTTCCCCAAGATATTAAAACTTGATAAAACCACTGTCTTAAAAATAGCTGAATTAACTCAGTTGATGATAACTGAAAAACTATCAAAGGCAGTACTCAAATATTACAAATCACTTTACTGACTACCTGTAAAGCACGTTGAGATTCTTATATACATTTTGGGGTTtaagtcttttgtttttctcaaacgAAGTGTCTTTGGCTAGGATAATTATTCTCttctatccaaaaaaaaagagctctaatTTTAAACAGGTATTATTAAATTCCTCTGAGATAGATTTCATGCAGATGTATTTGTTAAAACATCCTTCTATTGACTGTGCACAGTTATTAACAATTCACTTTATCTACCAAGTGGAagaacatttattctttcattaaaaagttaagccctgggcttccctggtggcgcagtggttgagagtccgcctgccgatgcaggggacacgggttcgtgccctggtccgagaggatcccacatgccgcagagcggctgggctcgtgagccatggccgctgagcctgtgcgtctggagcctgtgctctgcaacgggagaggccacaacagtgagaggcccgcgtacagaaaaaaaaaaaaaaaaaaaaagttaagcccTTAGGGCAGCAACAGGATCACAGAGCATTTTTCCTATAAACGGCTCTGTCCAGTGAATGTGAAATGCTTCCATActaatacaaaggagaaaaataaataaaacaagtagaTTTCTCCCGTCTTCCATCATCCCCTCCCTGCCAATACACTcctcttattttataaaatgccaACAGGTAAACAGTTCCCACATTGGTACTTCCATTAATCACAAGAGGAATATTACCATTTATTTGGCACCACTGAGTTCAGAACATCCTTAGAGCTGTGTGAAAGTGGCAAAAGGAGCATGAGGCCACAGTCATTTCCTCAGGAAAATGAGTTCTGGACAGAGAGGGTGGAAAATCCTGAGGGCGTTCATCAGCCTCCCGCACCTTGCTGCTCAAGTTTCTGGAGCTGTTTTTCAAGTTTTGAGACGTCTACTCGATGCATCATCAGAAACTGGCCATTCAAATGAAAGACGGGGATGTCAAATTTATATCTGTCATACCAAGCAGAGTTTTCTGGAAGTGTGATGTCCACCTCCTGTAAAATAAACTGAAACAGAGACAGACTAAAGCTCTAGATTTCAGAGAACATGGAACAACGCAATGGCTGTCGTGACAAACTGATCCCCAGACTGCTTCTAATGCTGAGAGGCTTTTACTGTTGTTGTTTGAGGTCCACAGTCAGCTAATGACCCTGAATTCCATAACCTGATTGATTTCTTTACATTCCCTAATTTTGCTACTTTTCTGTTACATCTATTAGGTTCAGCATCCAGGTACTACTCAGTTCCCAATGAAATAAACAATGTCCCAACTGGGAAGCTGCCTGAGAAACAAGAAAGACATGTTTTGGCTGTAAGATTGGGAAAGGTGTCATGGTTTGCTACAGGAAAACACTTTCATGGAAATGACAACATAAGATAAAAGGAATAGGGACAAAAACTTAACGGAAGGCCCAAATGCTGTACCTGCTAGTTAACTTTGACTCATTTTAAGAGTCAGAGTAAGAAAACCAGTACTGCTCAGAGAAGAACACTTAGGTGTAATGACTTTTATGGAAATCAGCACTAAAATCTCTctcaagaaaatttaaatgaaaaaatcatTCAATCTCTTAAAGGATCCAGGCAGATACTTTATACTACATACAGTATCTATTCCATATACATAAAGCCACACTGTATTATATTACCCTGTTTTTATAAGGCTCCAGTACTTCCTTGGCTTCATCACAAAGGGGGCACGGATCCTACAGGACGAAAAAAGCCATTAAACCCAAAGAATGGCATTCAGCCTGACAAAAACCACAAGAAGCAGATTATACTTATTTTAAGGGACAGTTTTCTACCAGgttatactgt includes these proteins:
- the C3H5orf63 gene encoding glutaredoxin-like protein C5orf63 homolog isoform X2, with the protein product MLWFQGNSMQLAKHSFQLLLRNLSASKTALPVLTLFTKDPCPLCDEAKEVLEPYKNRYGSISHSLDRAVYRKNAL
- the C3H5orf63 gene encoding glutaredoxin-like protein C5orf63 homolog isoform X1 is translated as MLWFQGNSMQLAKHSFQLLLRNLSASKTALPVLTLFTKDPCPLCDEAKEVLEPYKNRFILQEVDITLPENSAWYDRYKFDIPVFHLNGQFLMMHRVDVSKLEKQLQKLEQQGAGG